Proteins co-encoded in one Malus sylvestris chromosome 7, drMalSylv7.2, whole genome shotgun sequence genomic window:
- the LOC126629774 gene encoding protein LONG AFTER FAR-RED 3 isoform X1 → MKFVVLVSASVALVVAVLVLNPGHQWRWSLWKSPVADMVVRNAKIYTSDESLPFADSMAVRNGRVLRVGNYSSVQDMVGYRTKELDLIGKIVVPGFIDSHVHLIFGGLQMGRVELRGISKKEEFLRRVKEAVRNAKQGSWILGGGWNNDFWGGELPAASWIDDITPYNPVWLSRMDGHMGLANSVALKLAGITNSSEDPIGGTIMKTTSGEPTGLLIDSAMKLLLPSIPEVSVEERREAMLRASNHALMRGVTTVVDFGRYFPGASAKQSWEDFSDVYQWADSSGKMVIRVCLFFPLETWSRLHHLVNKVGRTLSQWIYLGGVKAFADGSLGSNSALFYEPYADEPHNYGLQVTDNESLFNLTLTSDKVGLQVAIHAIGDKANDLILNMYESVFSTNGIRDRRFRIEHAQHLAPGTPARFGELGIVASVQPEHLLDDAESATKKLGIDRAHKGSYLFKSLLAGKGQLALGSDFPVSDINPLGGITTAMKRIPPGWDIAWIPTEGLSLNEALKGYTLSAARACFLDSDLGSLSLGKLADFVILSTDSWDDAVAEESASVEATYVGGVQAYP, encoded by the exons atgaaattcgtCGTACTCGTCTCTGCTTCCGTCGCTCTCGTCGTCGCCGTTCTCGTTCTCAATCCCGGCCACC AGTGGCGGTGGAGTTTGTGGAAGTCTCCGGTGGCGGACATGGTGGTGAGAAATGCCAAGATATACACGAGCGACGAGTCTCTCCCATTCGCCGATTCCATGGCTGTTCGCAACGGAAGGGTTCTTCGTGTTGGCAACTACTCCTCCGTCCAG GATATGGTTGGATATCGGACTAAGGAGCTCGATCTTATTGGAAAGATTGTCGTCCCTGGATTTATTGATTCTCACGTCCATCTCATTTTTGGTGGACTCCAG ATGGGGCGTGTGGAACTACGAGGCATAAGTAAAAAAGAGGAATTTCTGAGGCGGGTCAAAGAAGCAGTGAGAA ACGCAAAACAAGGTTCTTGGATTTTGGGTGGTGGATGGAACAATGATTTTTGGGGAGGGGAATTGCCAGCGGCTTCTTGGATTGACGATATTACACCTTACAATCCT GTTTGGCTATCAAGGATGGATGGCCATATGGGCTTGGCTAATTCAGTGGCACTTAAGTTGGCTGGCATTACAAATTCATCAGAAGATCCAATTGGTGGAACTATTATGAAAACAACCAGCGGAG AACCTACTGGACTGCTGATTGATTCAGCAATGAAGCTTCTCCTTCCATCCATTCCAGAGGTATCAGTAGAGGAGCGGAGGGAAGCTATGCTTAGAGCCAGCAATCATGCCTTGATGAGGGGTGTAACAACAGTTGTTGATTTTGGTAGATACTTTCCTGGGGCATCAGCAAAGCAATCCTGGGAAGATTTTTCAG ATGTTTATCAATGGGCTGATTCTTCAGGGAAGATGGTGATCAGGGTCTGCTTATTTTTTCCCTTGGAGACTTGGTCACGGTTACAT caCCTTGTTAACAAAGTTGGACGTACTCTGAGCCAATGGATTTACTTGGGCGGTGTTAAAGCTTTTGCTGATGGCTCACTGGGTTCAAATAGTGCACTGTTTTATGAG CCATATGCTGATGAGCCTCATAATTATGGCTTGCAAGTGACGGATAATGAAAGTCTCTTCAACCTGACCTTGACTTCGGATAAAGTTGGGCTTCAG GTTGCCATTCATGCTATAGGTGATAAAGCAAATGATTTGATCCTTAACATGTACGAGTCAGTGTTTTCAACAAATGGAATAAGGGATCGAAGATTCAgg ATTGAGCATGCCCAACATCTAGCACCTGGGACACCAGCCCGATTTGGTGAACTCGGGATTGTTGCTTCAGTACAG CCAGAGCACCTATTAGATGACGCTGAATCTGCGACAAAAAAACTTGGGATAGACAGGGCTCACAAGGGATCCTACTTATTCAAGTCACTCTTGGCTGGCAAAGGACAATTGGCACTTGGTTCTGATTTTCCT GTCTCGGATATTAATCCTTTAGGTGGTATTACGACAGCAATGAAAAGGATTCCCCCTGGTTGGGATATTGCATGGATTCCCACTGAAGGACTTTCACTGAATGAGGCATTGAAGGG GTACACTCTTTCAGCAGCTCGCGCATGCTTTCTTGACAGTGATTTGGGATCTCTATCGCTCGGAAAACTCGCAGACTTTGTCATACTGTCCACGGATTCGTGGGATGATGCCGTAGCTGAAGAATCTGCATCAGTTGAAGCAACATATGTTGGTGGCGTACAGGCTTATCCTTAA
- the LOC126629774 gene encoding protein LONG AFTER FAR-RED 3 isoform X2 — MKFVVLVSASVALVVAVLVLNPGHQWRWSLWKSPVADMVVRNAKIYTSDESLPFADSMAVRNGRVLRVGNYSSVQDMVGYRTKELDLIGKIVVPGFIDSHVHLIFGGLQMGRVELRGISKKEEFLRRVKEAVRNAKQGSWILGGGWNNDFWGGELPAASWIDDITPYNPVWLSRMDGHMGLANSVALKLAGITNSSEDPIGGTIMKTTSGEPTGLLIDSAMKLLLPSIPEVSVEERREAMLRASNHALMRGVTTVVDFGRYFPGASAKQSWEDFSDVYQWADSSGKMVIRVCLFFPLETWSRLHHLVNKVGRTLSQWIYLGGVKAFADGSLGSNSALFYEPYADEPHNYGLQVTDNESLFNLTLTSDKVGLQVAIHAIGDKANDLILNMYESVFSTNGIRDRRFRIEHAQHLAPGTPARFGELGIVASVQPEHLLDDAESATKKLGIDRAHKGSYLFKSLLAGKGQLALGSDFPVSDINPLGGITTAMKRIPPGWDIAWIPTEGLSLNEALKGLFVFLLDRCPRPESLRMCHPTDQRCFVPSLILAAVL; from the exons atgaaattcgtCGTACTCGTCTCTGCTTCCGTCGCTCTCGTCGTCGCCGTTCTCGTTCTCAATCCCGGCCACC AGTGGCGGTGGAGTTTGTGGAAGTCTCCGGTGGCGGACATGGTGGTGAGAAATGCCAAGATATACACGAGCGACGAGTCTCTCCCATTCGCCGATTCCATGGCTGTTCGCAACGGAAGGGTTCTTCGTGTTGGCAACTACTCCTCCGTCCAG GATATGGTTGGATATCGGACTAAGGAGCTCGATCTTATTGGAAAGATTGTCGTCCCTGGATTTATTGATTCTCACGTCCATCTCATTTTTGGTGGACTCCAG ATGGGGCGTGTGGAACTACGAGGCATAAGTAAAAAAGAGGAATTTCTGAGGCGGGTCAAAGAAGCAGTGAGAA ACGCAAAACAAGGTTCTTGGATTTTGGGTGGTGGATGGAACAATGATTTTTGGGGAGGGGAATTGCCAGCGGCTTCTTGGATTGACGATATTACACCTTACAATCCT GTTTGGCTATCAAGGATGGATGGCCATATGGGCTTGGCTAATTCAGTGGCACTTAAGTTGGCTGGCATTACAAATTCATCAGAAGATCCAATTGGTGGAACTATTATGAAAACAACCAGCGGAG AACCTACTGGACTGCTGATTGATTCAGCAATGAAGCTTCTCCTTCCATCCATTCCAGAGGTATCAGTAGAGGAGCGGAGGGAAGCTATGCTTAGAGCCAGCAATCATGCCTTGATGAGGGGTGTAACAACAGTTGTTGATTTTGGTAGATACTTTCCTGGGGCATCAGCAAAGCAATCCTGGGAAGATTTTTCAG ATGTTTATCAATGGGCTGATTCTTCAGGGAAGATGGTGATCAGGGTCTGCTTATTTTTTCCCTTGGAGACTTGGTCACGGTTACAT caCCTTGTTAACAAAGTTGGACGTACTCTGAGCCAATGGATTTACTTGGGCGGTGTTAAAGCTTTTGCTGATGGCTCACTGGGTTCAAATAGTGCACTGTTTTATGAG CCATATGCTGATGAGCCTCATAATTATGGCTTGCAAGTGACGGATAATGAAAGTCTCTTCAACCTGACCTTGACTTCGGATAAAGTTGGGCTTCAG GTTGCCATTCATGCTATAGGTGATAAAGCAAATGATTTGATCCTTAACATGTACGAGTCAGTGTTTTCAACAAATGGAATAAGGGATCGAAGATTCAgg ATTGAGCATGCCCAACATCTAGCACCTGGGACACCAGCCCGATTTGGTGAACTCGGGATTGTTGCTTCAGTACAG CCAGAGCACCTATTAGATGACGCTGAATCTGCGACAAAAAAACTTGGGATAGACAGGGCTCACAAGGGATCCTACTTATTCAAGTCACTCTTGGCTGGCAAAGGACAATTGGCACTTGGTTCTGATTTTCCT GTCTCGGATATTAATCCTTTAGGTGGTATTACGACAGCAATGAAAAGGATTCCCCCTGGTTGGGATATTGCATGGATTCCCACTGAAGGACTTTCACTGAATGAGGCATTGAAGGG GTTATTCGTGTTTCTTCTTGATCGGTGTCCCAGACCAGAGTCACTAAGAATGTGTCATCCAACTGATCAACGTTGTTTTGTACCATCTCTCATACTTGCCGCTGTATTATAG
- the LOC126629774 gene encoding protein LONG AFTER FAR-RED 3 isoform X3: MKFVVLVSASVALVVAVLVLNPGHQWRWSLWKSPVADMVVRNAKIYTSDESLPFADSMAVRNGRVLRVGNYSSVQDMVGYRTKELDLIGKIVVPGFIDSHVHLIFGGLQMGRVELRGISKKEEFLRRVKEAVRNAKQGSWILGGGWNNDFWGGELPAASWIDDITPYNPVWLSRMDGHMGLANSVALKLAGITNSSEDPIGGTIMKTTSGEPTGLLIDSAMKLLLPSIPEVSVEERREAMLRASNHALMRGVTTVVDFGRYFPGASAKQSWEDFSDVYQWADSSGKMVIRVCLFFPLETWSRLHHLVNKVGRTLSQWIYLGGVKAFADGSLGSNSALFYEPYADEPHNYGLQVTDNESLFNLTLTSDKVGLQVAIHAIGDKANDLILNMYESVFSTNGIRDRRFRIEHAQHLAPGTPARFGELGIVASVQPEHLLDDAESATKKLGIDRAHKGSYLFKSLLAGKGQLALGSDFPVSDINPLGGITTAMKRIPPGWDIAWIPTEGLSLNEALKGSSRMLS, from the exons atgaaattcgtCGTACTCGTCTCTGCTTCCGTCGCTCTCGTCGTCGCCGTTCTCGTTCTCAATCCCGGCCACC AGTGGCGGTGGAGTTTGTGGAAGTCTCCGGTGGCGGACATGGTGGTGAGAAATGCCAAGATATACACGAGCGACGAGTCTCTCCCATTCGCCGATTCCATGGCTGTTCGCAACGGAAGGGTTCTTCGTGTTGGCAACTACTCCTCCGTCCAG GATATGGTTGGATATCGGACTAAGGAGCTCGATCTTATTGGAAAGATTGTCGTCCCTGGATTTATTGATTCTCACGTCCATCTCATTTTTGGTGGACTCCAG ATGGGGCGTGTGGAACTACGAGGCATAAGTAAAAAAGAGGAATTTCTGAGGCGGGTCAAAGAAGCAGTGAGAA ACGCAAAACAAGGTTCTTGGATTTTGGGTGGTGGATGGAACAATGATTTTTGGGGAGGGGAATTGCCAGCGGCTTCTTGGATTGACGATATTACACCTTACAATCCT GTTTGGCTATCAAGGATGGATGGCCATATGGGCTTGGCTAATTCAGTGGCACTTAAGTTGGCTGGCATTACAAATTCATCAGAAGATCCAATTGGTGGAACTATTATGAAAACAACCAGCGGAG AACCTACTGGACTGCTGATTGATTCAGCAATGAAGCTTCTCCTTCCATCCATTCCAGAGGTATCAGTAGAGGAGCGGAGGGAAGCTATGCTTAGAGCCAGCAATCATGCCTTGATGAGGGGTGTAACAACAGTTGTTGATTTTGGTAGATACTTTCCTGGGGCATCAGCAAAGCAATCCTGGGAAGATTTTTCAG ATGTTTATCAATGGGCTGATTCTTCAGGGAAGATGGTGATCAGGGTCTGCTTATTTTTTCCCTTGGAGACTTGGTCACGGTTACAT caCCTTGTTAACAAAGTTGGACGTACTCTGAGCCAATGGATTTACTTGGGCGGTGTTAAAGCTTTTGCTGATGGCTCACTGGGTTCAAATAGTGCACTGTTTTATGAG CCATATGCTGATGAGCCTCATAATTATGGCTTGCAAGTGACGGATAATGAAAGTCTCTTCAACCTGACCTTGACTTCGGATAAAGTTGGGCTTCAG GTTGCCATTCATGCTATAGGTGATAAAGCAAATGATTTGATCCTTAACATGTACGAGTCAGTGTTTTCAACAAATGGAATAAGGGATCGAAGATTCAgg ATTGAGCATGCCCAACATCTAGCACCTGGGACACCAGCCCGATTTGGTGAACTCGGGATTGTTGCTTCAGTACAG CCAGAGCACCTATTAGATGACGCTGAATCTGCGACAAAAAAACTTGGGATAGACAGGGCTCACAAGGGATCCTACTTATTCAAGTCACTCTTGGCTGGCAAAGGACAATTGGCACTTGGTTCTGATTTTCCT GTCTCGGATATTAATCCTTTAGGTGGTATTACGACAGCAATGAAAAGGATTCCCCCTGGTTGGGATATTGCATGGATTCCCACTGAAGGACTTTCACTGAATGAGGCATTGAAGGG CAGCTCGCGCATGCTTTCTTGA